The following proteins are encoded in a genomic region of Primulina huaijiensis isolate GDHJ02 chromosome 3, ASM1229523v2, whole genome shotgun sequence:
- the LOC140974448 gene encoding SPX domain-containing protein 4: MEFGKEFRIHLEETLPEWRDKYLCYKLLKKLLKNIPEPAAVTLPPPGPDGAAEAPPLPKLQEWFVGILNEELEKFNDFYVDKEEDFIIRFQALKEIIERVKEKESRDGVFPIETEFGEEMMEIRRDFVAIHGEMVLLKNYSSLNLAGLIKILKKYDKRTGELLSLPFTQLAVHQPFFTTEPLTRLVRECEENLEVLFPLEAEVVESTVIAQELMPGDISNPRLETSPLGEEMVDISRSICAARRALQGLKKESSTYNPLSLSYLFGNQDHGSMGDVTAENSPCESFVTLHDGEDENKDVGSPK, encoded by the exons ATGGAATTCGGGAAAGAATTTAggattcatttggaagaaaccCTACCGGAATGGAGGGACAAGTACCTATGCTACAAGTTGTTGAAGAAGCTCCTCAAGAATATTCCGGAACCCGCCGCCGTGACTCTCCCGCCCCCTGGACCTGATGGGGCGGCTGAGGCTCCGCCGCTGCCGAAGCTTCAGGAATGGTTTGTTGGGATTCTCAACGAGGAACTCGAAAAGTTCAACGATTTCTACGTCGATAAGGAGGAGGATTTCATCATCAGATTCCAG GCACTTAAGGAAATTATTGAGCGAGTAAAAGAGAAGGAAAGTAGAGATGGAGTCTTTCCCATAGAGACCGAGTTTGGTGAGGAGATGATGGAGATACGCAGGGATTTTGTTGCTATTCATGGAGAAATGGTTCTTCTCAAGAACTACAGCTCCCTTAATCTTGCAG GTTTAATTAAAATCTTGAAGAAATACGATAAAAGAACTGGGGAATTGTTGAGTCTGCCTTTCACTCAGCTTGCTGTTCATCAGCCCTTCTTCACGACAGAACCTCTGACAAGATTAGTACGCGAATGTGAGGAAAATCTTGAGGTCCTGTTCCCACTGGAAGCCGAGGTTGTTGAATCCACCGTCATAGCACAAGAACTGATGCCAGGTGATATTTCAAATCCTCGTTTGGAAACATCGCCACTCGGGGAAGAAATGGTAGATATATCTCGAAGCATCTGTGCCGCTAGGAGAGCGCTGCAGGGGCTTAAAAAGGAGAGCTCAACCTATAATCCTCTGTCATTGTCATATCTATTCGGAAACCAGGATCATGGTAGTATGGGTGACGTAACGGCAGAGAACTCGCCTTGTGAATCTTTCGTAACCTTACATGATGGGGAAGACGAAAATAAAGACGTTGGTTCCCCTAAATGA
- the LOC140974449 gene encoding cystathionine gamma-synthase 1, chloroplastic-like: protein MAVSSCAMAFPAFECRSDPDFSRTDGTSARKIKPPMLHGAVSAYGLSSMIFKFPPNFVRQLSNKARRNCSNIGVAQVVAASWSNNQGASIPNPAAKAVDAAAVPVETGVDEVVVAENTAFDRENVQFEVSPPFKYASFLNSDGSVAIHAGERLGRAIVTDAITTPVVNTSAYFFKKTADLIDFKEKRRASFEYGRYGNYTTIVAEEKISALEGAESTLLMASGMCASTVLLMALIPAGGHLVTTTDCYRKTRIFIETILPKMGITATVIDPADIGGLKSALENNNVSLFFTESPTNPFLRCVDVEMVSKLCHEKGALVCIDGTFATPLNQKALALGADIVLHSATKFIGGHNDVLAGSLSGPEKLISAARNLHHILGGVLNPNAAYLIIRGMKTLHLRVRQQNSTAQKMAEILEAHPKVSRVYYPGLVSHPEHQLAKKQMTGFGGVVSFEVDGDLHSTAKFVDTLKIPYIAPSFGGCESIVDQPAIMSYWDLPRSERAKYGILDNLVRFSFGVEDFEDLKADILQALETI from the exons ATGGCCGTTTCCAGCTGCGCAATGGCGTTTCCGGCCTTCGAGTGCCGGTCAGATCCCGATTTCTCGCGGACGGATGGGACGTCCGCCAGGAAGATCAAGCCTCCGATGCTCCACGGCGCGGTGTCGGCCTACGGTCTCTCCTCGATGATTTTTAAGTTCCCACCAAATTTTGTGAGGCAGCTGAGCAACAAGGCGCGACGGAACTGCAGCAACATTGGTGTGGCGCAGGTCGTGGCGGCTTCGTGGTCGAACAACCAAGGCGCGTCGATCCCCAATCCGGCGGCTAAGGCTGTCGATGCCGCCGCCGTACCGGTTGAGACCGGCGTTGATGAGGTGGTTGTGGCTGAAAATACCGCTTTTGATCGGGAAAATGTACAGTTTGAGGTTTCGCCTCCTTTCAAATACGCTTCCTTTTTGAATTCCGATGGCAGCGTCGCGATTCATGCcg GTGAAAGATTGGGTCGTGCTATTGTTACTGATGCAATTACTACCCCAGTAGTTAATACATCTGCCtatttcttcaagaaaacaGCTGATCTCATTGATTTCAAG GAAAAAAGACGTGCAAGTTTTGAATATGGACGATATGGAAATTACACTACTATTGTTGCTGAGGAAAAGATAAG TGCACTGGAAGGAGCTGAATCAACCCTTCTGATGGCATCTGGAATGTGTGCTAGCACCGTCCTGTTGATGGCACTGATTCCTGCTGGAGGGCATTTGGTGACGACCACTGACTGTTATAGGAAGACTCGAATATTCATTGAGACTATTCTTCCCAAAATGGGAATCACT GCCACAGTGATTGATCCTGCAGATATTGGAGGTCTGAAATCTGCTTTGGAGAATAACAAT GTGTCTCTCTTTTTTACTGAGTCTCCGACCAATCCATTTTTGAGATGTGTTGATGTTGAGATGGTTTCGAAGCTTTGCCACGAGAAAGGAGCCTTGGTGTGCATAGATGGGACGTTTGCTACACCCCTTAACCAGAAGGCACTGGCTCTTGGTGCTGATATTGTTTTACACTCTGCAACAAAATTTATCGGGGGTCATAATGAT gTTCTTGCTGGGTCCCTTAGTGGTCCTGAGAAGTTGATTTCAGCTGCTCGCAACTTGCATCATATTCTGGGGGGTGTTCTCAATCCT AATGCTGCATACCTGATCATCAGAGGCATGAAGACGCTGCATCTTCGTGTACGGCAACAGAACTCAACAGCACAGAAGATGGCCGAGATTTTAGAGGCACATCCTAAG GTTAGTCGTGTCTATTATCCAGGCTTGGTTAGTCATCCAGAACATCAGCTTGCTAAGAAACAAATGACTGGTTTCGGTGGTGTCGTTAGTTTTGAG GTTGATGGAGACCTGCACAGCACTGCAAAATTTGTTGACACTCTGAAAATCCCATACATAGCCCCATCCTTTGGAGGCTGTGAAAGCATCGTTGATCAACCTGCTATAATGTCTTACTG GGATCTTCCACGGTCCGAGAGGGCCAAGTATGGCATCTTGGACAACTTGGTTCGCTTCAGTTTTGGAGTTGAAGATTTTGAAGACTTGAAGGCTGACATTCTTCAGGCCCTGGAGACCATATAA
- the LOC140974450 gene encoding uncharacterized protein gives MGSVIKLVSQRLVPFAYAFLFSVSMCLLPLFNLVPAFFFRLHRDESSVDKNGEDVEFLEAEAELSSECIAENDVTQFIGFDGDDGEEKEEVFLKFKFPTFEEFCRIHEKPNNLSNSEVSSVQSTSKYDFTSGEKSASAFIDEPGTFPVEEINGNRKCESGKSGQDYNEISVCNGEGNDNSEAEESVEKLVEKVHSGEEGAKFEGNQDFLDEPQCFSEKNSMCSGSDSDSIDVNYIPSAIDSSVDSHGDAFMSDEDFGLESMQESSSGFYENVESSKHLHGGDEMDTTNEDDDKSTEHDGLHNADEFNTDFLSEEDFTGAGFLTNYEKTETKDSAMTDSADELESLWEHQDLIDHLKMELKKVRDTGLPTILEEYESPKIMEDLKPWKIDEKSQRGDGMGELHKFYKRYRERMRKLDILNYQKMYAMGLLQLKVPVQSTANKKPSVPTLKSLVSQDLWLSKHKIHGSDPKKKFIDELEGDVEVVYVGQMCASWEMLYWQYEKALDLWDSDPRGINRYNEVAGEFQQFQVLMQRFTEDEQFQGPRVQNYAKTRCVLRNLLQVPVIRVDNMKDKKWRVWTKDRDENVITIETLVEIVEESIRIFWRFVKADKECTSAPPPSMHNKIVPQLQDPEDLSLSLAVRKILQKKERKLKDILRSENCILKKFRLCRDDGEDEWDQVLSFFCQVDMRLVSRVLRMPRITRDQLIWCHDKLNRISFVDRKTRVEPGFLLFPC, from the exons ATGGGTTCTGTGATTAAGTTGGTGAGCCAAAGATTGGTTCCTTTTGCATATGCGTTCTTGTTCTCTGTTTCCATGTGTCTGCTCCCACTCTTCAACCTTGTCCCTGCTTTTTTCTTCAG GCTGCATAGAGATGAGAGTTCCGTGGACAAGAATGGTGAAGATGTAGAATTTCTTGAAGCAGAGGCAGAGTTGTCGTCCGAGTGTATCGCTGAGAACGATGTTACCCAGTTTATAGGATTTGATGGTGATGATGGAGAAGAGAAAGAAGAGGTATTTCTGAAATTCAAGTTTCCAACTTTCGAAGAATTTTGTAGAATTCATGAAAAACCAAACAATTTATCGAATTCTGAAGTGTCCTCTGTTCAAAGTACTAGTAAATATGATTTCACGTCTGGTGAAAAATCCGCCAGCGCTTTTATAGATGAACCGGGGACTTTTCCTGTGGAAGAAATTAATGGAAACAGAAAATGCGAATCGGGGAAATCGGGACAAGATTATAATGAAATTTCGGTATGCAACGGAGAAGGAAACGATAATAGTGAGGCAGAGGAATCAGTGGAGAAGTTGGTAGAAAAGGTTCATTCGGGTGAAGAAGGTGCCAAATTCGAGGGAAACCAAGATTTTCTTGATGAACCGCAGTGTTTTTCTGAGAAAAATTCCATGTGTAGTGGCTCGGATTCGGATTCAATTGATGTCAATTACATTCCTTCCGCAATCGACAGTTCAGTGGATTCACACGGCGATGCTTTCATGTCTGATGAAGATTTTGGGCTAGAATCAATGCAAGAATCATCTTCAGGCTTCTACGAAAACGTGGAATCATCAAAACATCTCCATGGCGGCGATGAAATGGATACTACGAACGAAGATGACGATAAATCAACAGAACATGATGGTTTACACAATGCCGACGAATTTAACACAGATTTCTTATCCGAGGAAGATTTCACAGGCGCTGGATTTCTTACCAATTATGAAAAAACAGAGACCAAGGATTCAGCAATGACCGATTCCGCAGATGAACTGGAATCATTGTGGGAACATCAAGATTTGATAGACCATTTGAAAATGGAGCTTAAGAAAGTGAGGGACACAGGTTTGCCCACCATTTTAGAAGAATATGAGTCTCCTAAGATAATGGAGGATTTGAAGCCATGGAAGATTGATGAAAAATCCCAGCGTGGAGATGGAATGGGGGAGCTTCACAAATTCTACAAGAGATACAGAGAAAGAATGCGCAAATTGGATATCTTGAATTACCAGAAGATGTACGCTATGG GTCTATTGCAGCTAAAGGTTCCCGTCCAATCTACGGCAAACAAGAAGCCTTCGGTGCCAACACTAAAATCCTTGGTTTCGCAAGATCTTTGGCTGTCGAAACATAAAATCCACGGAAGCGATCCCAAGAAGAAGTTTATAGATGAATTGGAAGGTGACGTTGAAGTAGTATACGTGGGACAGATGTGTGCTTCGTGGGAGATGTTGTATTGGCAGTACGAGAAAGCCTTGGATTTATGGGATTCAGACCCCCGTGGGATAAATAGATACAATGAAGTTGCTGGGGAGTTCCAACAGTTTCAAGTGCTCATGCAAAGGTTCACAGAAGACGAGCAATTTCAAGGGCCAAGGGTTCAAAATTATGCAAAAACTAGGTGTGTTCTTCGCAATCTTCTTCAAGTTCCAGTTATTAGAG TGGATAATATGAAGGACAAAAAGTGGAGGGTGTGGACCAAAGACAGAGATGAAAACGTTATTACTATCGAAACGTTAGTCGAAATTGTTGAGGAGTCGATTCGAATATTTTGGCGATTTGTTAAAGCTGATAAGGAATGCACCAGTGCTCCACCACCTAGTATGCACAACAAGATTGTTCCACAGCTTCAGGATCCAGAAGACCTCAGCCTATCACTAGCTGTCCGAAAAATTCTTCAAAAG AAGGAAAGAAAGCTGAAAGACATTTTGAGGAGCGAGAACTGCATTTTGAAGAAATTTCGACTGTGTAGGGACGATGGTGAAGACGAGTGGGATCAAGTTCTTTCGTTTTTCTGTCAAGTAGATATGAGATTAGTTTCTAGGGTTCTGAGGATGCCAAGAATAACAAGAGACCAGTTGATTTGGTGTCATGACAAACTAAACAGAATTAGTTTTGTGGATAGGAAGACGCGTGTCGAACCTGGCTTTTTGCTCTTCCCATGTTAG